The segment GCTGAATTGATTAAACCAGAAATAGAATCATCATCTGCAAATGTAATCTTAATTGATGGTGTAAGATCTAATGATGAGATCAAAGTACTAAGAAAATTTGGAATTGTAAAATTATTAGCAGTTCATGCATCAACAGATCGTAGATTTAATTTTTTACAAAAAAGAGGAAGAACAGACGATCCACAAACAAAAGAACATTTTGAGGAACGAGATAATCGTGAATTAGGAGTTGGCATCAGTAATTCAATTGCTTTATCTGATTATGCAATAACAAATATTGATTTAACCAAAGAGCAATTAATTGAAAATGCGTATAAAATTATTCAAAGCTGGCTAAAATGAAAATACCTAACATTAGGTGTAAAATTGAAATGTTTTCATCAATTAATCCTTCAGAGGATTCTCAAAAAATACATAAAGCCATCTCAAATATTTTTCCATTCTCAAAAATAGAAATTCAAAACTATTCTGTCAATGCAGTATCAAACGATTTGAGATCATTTGAAAAAATTTATGAAACAATTCATTCTAAACGTTCTCAAAAAACCTATAGACGTTATCTTGAAAAAAACCTATTAGATAATTCCACATGGTTTTATCTGAATAAGCAGGCAGCCTTTGTTGAAAAAATAGCAATTTGTGAAGAAGCAGAAGAGTCTCCACTTGGCCCGATTAAAGTGGTTATTTCTTCACCAAACATCGACAGAATTATTGAGTGGATATCATTTGGTAATGATTAGTTAAGAAAATTCAATCATTATTGACTATTTTTTTTAGTTTGAATGTAAAATCTGTTTTTTAGAACTTTATGATATGTTCATTAAATTAGGCATAATTGCGGGAATAATTATTCTTGCAGGCATGATTTTCTCAAATGAAATCGATGTTCTGTTCCCTTCAACCTCTGCCTCGGTTTTTGATTCTCTAAAGGAAGATGTATCCAATATTGGTACTAAAACTACAGATTCCGTAGAGAAAAGACTTGATGATTCAATTGATAATATTATAGATAAAACTAGCAAAAGCGTAACTAATGAAATAAGTGAAGTTGGTGAAAAAATAAGTGATCAAATTAGTGATGCAAAAGATTCTTCACAAAAAACAATAAATGAAGAAATTTCAAACTTTGATCCACTAAAAGCTGTTAAAAATATTTTTACAGATAACTCAAAAGCTAAATTCCAGACTGAATCAACTGAAATATCCTCTAGTACAAACCCAGTTTCTCAAAATACTGATCCTATAATCTATGAGACATTATCGTTATCAACAATACAGGAATCAGATAATGATATTCTGCTTCGATATTATGATTCAAGTGGAAAAACAACTAGTGTAAATGTAAAAATTAGAACAGATCATAAAGAAATTTTTTCAGGAACATTTTACACATCAATGTTTGAAACAATTGTAAATGATGCTTCAGGTATTCCCTATTATGTTGACATGATTGTTGATCATCAAGAATATGGTATCGTAAATTCTTCAGTTTTTAATCCTGGCGATAATTCAGATTCAAAAATAAATGGAATGTTCTCACAATCCTGATTATTTTTCTTTAAACAATGATAGAAATTTTGGTAGTGCATTTGCACTAGTATCTCTAATCACTAAATCCATTTCTGATGACATTTCGGTATCTTTAGGATTGACTTCAATTAGAAATGCTTTATTTTGTTTTGCATATATTGGAAGTATATTTGCTGGGGATACAACTAAGGATGTTCCTGCAATAACCATTAGATCGCATTGATTGATATGTTTAATTGATTCCTGCCAGACATCTTGTGGTAGTGGTTCCCCAAACCAAACTACTTCTGGTCTAAGTAAATTACCACATTTGCAATAGGGAGGATTCTCAGAAAATTCAGTTAGTATTTCTTCTCTAAAATCACAAACTGTACATTTGATTTTAAGAATACTACCATGTAATTCTAACACTCTGGAACTTCCTGATTTTTGATGAAGACCATCAATATTTTGCGTAACTACTACTACCTCAGCATATTTTTCTAATTCTGTAATTGCTATATGTCCAAAATTAGGCTCTGCAGCTATGATATTCTTTCTTCTTTCATTATACCATTCCCA is part of the Nitrosopumilus sp. genome and harbors:
- a CDS encoding AAA family ATPase produces the protein MTKLIVCLTGMPGAGKSTIADGLKLKGYDVINMGNAVRNEAKKRNIEATRSNLGKLMLELREKNGPGAIAELIKPEIESSSANVILIDGVRSNDEIKVLRKFGIVKLLAVHASTDRRFNFLQKRGRTDDPQTKEHFEERDNRELGVGISNSIALSDYAITNIDLTKEQLIENAYKIIQSWLK
- a CDS encoding RNA-binding domain-containing protein; the encoded protein is MKIPNIRCKIEMFSSINPSEDSQKIHKAISNIFPFSKIEIQNYSVNAVSNDLRSFEKIYETIHSKRSQKTYRRYLEKNLLDNSTWFYLNKQAAFVEKIAICEEAEESPLGPIKVVISSPNIDRIIEWISFGND
- a CDS encoding NAD-dependent deacylase, which translates into the protein MFEPIREQIKDFRKIVFVTGAGISQESGIPTFRGKDGLWRNYDAMQLATIDAFYQNPKLVWEWYNERRKNIIAAEPNFGHIAITELEKYAEVVVVTQNIDGLHQKSGSSRVLELHGSILKIKCTVCDFREEILTEFSENPPYCKCGNLLRPEVVWFGEPLPQDVWQESIKHINQCDLMVIAGTSLVVSPANILPIYAKQNKAFLIEVNPKDTEMSSEMDLVIRDTSANALPKFLSLFKEK